One segment of Takifugu rubripes chromosome 5, fTakRub1.2, whole genome shotgun sequence DNA contains the following:
- the LOC101067365 gene encoding testisin-like — protein sequence MDVKLLVSGVVLVTFVVTVCGIAPLNSRIVGGDNTYPGEWPWQASLHIGGQFMCGATLINSQWVYGITTTSLKVYLGRLALANSSPNEVLREVRRAVIHPRYSERTKSNDIALLELSTPVAFTNYIRPVCLAAQGSDYNPETECWITGWGRTKTNVELPYPRTLQEARVQVTSQEFCNNIYGSIITSSHMCASSPTGSGICVGDGGGPLLRKHDDRWVQSGVMSFISNLGCGIRNAPDGYTRVSSYQSWIQSQITSNPPGFVFAGSSGLVSLSVPLLFAVSLFGLMLF from the exons ATGGACGTCAAGCTGCTGGTTTCAGGAGTCGTGCTCGTGACCTTCGTGGTTACAG TCTGTGGTATCGCTCCCCTGAACAGCAGGATCGTAGGAGGGGACAACACCTACCCTGGAGAGTGGCCATGGCAGGCCAGCCTGCACATTGGGGGTCAGTTCATGTGTGGAGCAACCCTCATCAACAGCCAGTGGGTTTATGG gaTAACCACAACCTCTTTAAAAGTTTACCTCGGCCGTCTTGCCTTAGCAAATTCTAGCCCTAATGAGGTCCTCCGGGAGGTGCGCCGGGCCGTCATCCACCCACGGTACTCAGAACGGACAAAAAGCAACGACATAGCCTTGCTGGAGCTGAGCACTCCTGTAGCATTCACCAACTACATCAGACCGGTGTGTCTGGCAGCACAGGGCAGCGACTACAACCCTGAAACAGAATGCTGGATCACCGGATGGGGAAGGACCAAAACCAACG tTGAACTTCCCTATCCAAGGACCCTGCAGGAGGCCAGAGTTCAGGTCACCTCCCAGGAGTTCTGTAACAACATATATGGAAGTATCATCACAAGTAGCCACATGTGCGCCAGCTCCCCCACTGGAAGTGGCATCTGCGTA GGGGACGGAGGTGGTCCACTGCTCAGGAAACATGACGATAGGTGGGTCCAGTCTGGAGTGATGAGCTTTATCTCGAACCTGGGCTGCGGAATAAGAAATGCCCCAGACGGCTACACGCGTGTGTCCAGCTATCAGTCCTGGATCCAGAGCCAAATCACCTCCAACCCTCCAGGATTTGTCTTCGCTGGAAGCAGTGGGCTCGTCTCTCTCTCAGTTCCTCTGCTCTTTGCTGTCTCACTCTTTGGACTGATGCTGTTTTAG